In a genomic window of Cuculus canorus isolate bCucCan1 chromosome 4, bCucCan1.pri, whole genome shotgun sequence:
- the CNGA1 gene encoding cGMP-gated cation channel alpha-1: MKVGVIETHHSHTIVPSVVVQDTSEDPESIDKGENRQRYLPGALACYNINNNSNKDEEKKKKKEKKSKPERKKDGETQKNKEKKEKNKNKDKPQKKENKEEKKKDIFIIDPAGNLYYNWLFCITMPVMYNWTMIIARACFDELQHDYLAIWFFIDYISDAIYAADMFVRTRTGYLEQGLLVKEEQKLREKYKSSFQFKLDFLSMIPTDLLYFKLGLNYPELRINRLLRVARMFEFFQRTETRTNYPNIFRISNLVMYIVIIIHWNACVYYSISKAIGFGADTWVYPNTSDPEFARLTRKYVYSLYWSTLTLTTIGETPPPVRDSEYFFVVVDFLVGVLIFATIVGNVGSMISNMNAARAEFQARIDAIKQYMHFRNVSKDMEKRVIKWFDYLWTNKKAVDEREVLKYLPDKLRAEIAINVHLETLKKVRIFADCEAGLLVELVLKLQPQVYSPGDYICRKGDIGREMYIIKEGKLAVVADDGITQFVVLSDGSYFGEISILNIKGSKAGNRRTANIRSIGYSDLFCLSKDDLMEALTEYPDAKAMLEEKGKQILMKDGLLDIEVANLGSDPKDLEEKVSYMERAIDRLQTKFARLLAEYEAAQQKLKKRLTQIEKILKPVIEEEFASLEEGHLSTDKPAVSKAD; this comes from the exons atgaaggtAGGAGTAATTGAGACCCATCATTCCCATACAATTGTTCCCAGTGTGGTAGTACAAGATACCAGCGAGGACCCTGAATCAATAGACAAAGGGGAAAACAG GCAAAGATACCTACCTGGTGCACTTGCATGCTACAATATTAACAACAATAGTAATAAGGATGA agagaagaaaaagaaaaaagaaaagaagag caagccagaaagaaaaaaagatggagaaacacaaaagaacaaggaaaaaaaggagaaaaacaaaaataaagataagcctcagaagaaagaaaataaagaaga gaagaagaaagatattttcattattgATCCAGCAGGAAATTTGTATTACAACTGGTTGTTTTGCATCACAATGCCTGTCATGTACAACTGGACCATGATTATTGCTAG aGCCTGTTTTGATGAGCTTCAGCACGACTACTTAGCCATATGGTTTTTTATTGATTACATTTCTGATGCCATCTATGCTGCTGACATGTTTGTACGGACAAGAACAG GTTACCTAGAACAAGGTCTTCTGgtgaaagaagaacaaaagcttCGAGAGAAATATAAGTCATCTTTTCAATTCAAATTAGATTTTCTGTCAATGATACCAACTGATCTCTTATACTTTAAGTTAGGACTGAATTACCCAGAATTAAGAATAAACAGATTACTCAGAGTAGCCCGGATGTTCGAATTCTTCCAGCGAACAGAAACAAGGACAAACTACCCAAATATCTTCAGGATCTCTAACCTTGTCATGTACATCGTGATTATTATTCACTGGAATGCTTGTGTGTACTACTCAATCTCGAAAGCCATTGGATTTGGGGCTGACACATGGGTCTACCCCAACACCTCTGATCCTGAATTTGCCCGTCTGACTAGAAAGTATGTCTACAGCCTCTACTGGTCAACACTAACCCTGACTACTATTGGTGAAACGCCCCCTCCTGTGAGAGATTCTGAGTATTTCTTCGTCGTCGTTGACTTCTTGGTTGGAGTTTTGATCTTTGCTACCATTGTCGGTAATGTGGGCTCTATGATCTCCAACATGAATGCTGCCAGGGCAGAGTTTCAAGCAAGGATTGATGCTATCAAGCAGTATATGCACTTTCGGAATGTGAGTAAAGACATGGAAAAAAGAGTTATAAAGTGGTTTGACTACCTGTGGACTAACAAAAAGGCTGTGGACGAAAGGGAAGTCTTAAAGTATCTTCCAGATAAACTAAGGGCAGAGATTGCAATCAATGTTCACCTGGAAACACTAAAAAAAGTTCGGATTTTTGCAGACTGTGAAGCTGGTCTCTTGGTCGAACTAGTTTTGAAACTCCAGCCACAAGTATACAGTCCTGGAGATtatatttgcagaaaaggagATATTGGACGAGAAATGTACATTATCAAAGAAGGCAAGCTGGCAGTAGTTGCTGATGATGGAATTACCCAATTTGTGGTCCTAAGTGATGGTAGCTATTTTGGAGAAATCAGCATTCTTAATATCAAAGGAAGCAAAGCCGGCAATCGAAGAACAGCCAATATTAGAAGTATTGGGTACTCagatttgttttgtctttctaaAGATGATCTCATGGAGGCTTTAACAGAGTATCCAGATGCAAAAGCTatgctggaagaaaaaggcaagcaaATCCTAATGAAAGACGGGTTGCTGGACATTGAAGTTGCAAATTTAGGAAGTGATCCTAAAGATCTGGAAGAGAAGGTCAGCTACATGGAAAGAGCTATTGACAGGTTACAAACAAAGTTTGCCAGGTTGTTGGCTGAGTATGAAGCTGCgcaacagaaactgaaaaaaagacttaCACAAATCGAGAAAATATTGAAGCCAGTTATAGAAGAAGAATTTGCAAGCTTAGAAGAAGGACATCTATCCACAGATAAACCTGCAGTGTCAAAAGCGGACTAA